Proteins encoded by one window of Nitrospirota bacterium:
- a CDS encoding GNAT family N-acetyltransferase produces MGYLFGKEISSSAGRVAWIESMAVLPLYRRQGIATTLVKSFVSATKAAPFVGFATPNPIAGHVITRCVPGNLYIGRCFPPFSVYQMLKEIQDNCFDLRGCALDKENLLIKTGFSPLSRSDERQWAPRQTMEAPKWWTFIEHLPNAFEALVVIKR; encoded by the coding sequence GTGGGATATTTATTTGGAAAAGAGATCTCTTCATCAGCCGGCAGAGTTGCATGGATAGAATCAATGGCTGTACTTCCCCTATACCGTCGGCAGGGAATCGCCACTACTTTGGTGAAGAGCTTTGTCTCGGCCACAAAGGCAGCCCCTTTTGTGGGATTCGCGACTCCGAATCCCATTGCAGGTCATGTGATAACAAGATGTGTGCCTGGAAATCTTTACATCGGTCGTTGCTTCCCACCGTTCTCCGTGTATCAGATGCTTAAAGAAATACAGGATAACTGTTTCGATCTCCGCGGTTGTGCCCTCGACAAAGAAAACTTACTGATCAAGACGGGCTTTAGCCCCTTGTCCCGCTCTGATGAGAGACAATGGGCTCCTCGGCAAACGATGGAGGCGCCGAAGTGGTGGACCTTCATAGAGCATTTGCCTAATGCGTTCGAAGCCCTAGTTGTCATCAAACGATAG